The proteins below come from a single Mycolicibacterium sp. TY81 genomic window:
- a CDS encoding LpqN/LpqT family lipoprotein, whose product MSLETGATFAGYTVRRLLGSGGMGDVYLVQHPRLPRLDAMKVLRETASTNDEFRIRFEREANIAAGLWHPHIVGLHDRGEFESRLWITMDYVDGTDAAQLVKYEYPNGLPLELVVDIVKAMSSALDYAHQRGLLHRDIKPANILLSNIDTDERRILLSDFGIARQIGEVTGLTSANLAIGTVSYSAPEQLMGGEIDGRADQYALAATAYRLLTGQTPYQDTNQIAVISQHLSAPPPKASDLKPWLEPLNEVLIKAMGKSPEDRFDSCTKFARAFERQAELVTESPTLNLRTAELKLPTVTPVVTPEPAAEPPSAPEVTPPPVAPPPVPPVVSAEPAPEPEPAPAPEPEPEPVAPEPVAPPPAPEPPVPPVPPVSPPSVDPVSEPTPPPVPQRGPVGPPPDPKPFRPEPDSSPSAPPYRQPVPGPPPIPPQRPVRPTHETVSPTVVLPVIPADPAAHAAPGVGRPTAPPPPSYSQLAADIGKTPPGRGQSSGGKTKIWVIGGAIAAVIVVLIGVVLLNSGDDSSGPSDASGTSTQSSGANTPSSSHKPAPPVLVGTPGNYQTIATYLKSNNIQESLVHRNEPGAPVVTMPMPPGWADAGPQTPAFAYQSIVYNGPSAGNYRPSATALISRLGPNADAQKILDFAPGELNNLPGFTPTDTGTPGTVDGHKSFQIAGSWNSNGVTKLITQNTVVIQDGTGLYVMQINIDGVADQAEIIKQITEAIDRDTKIAAG is encoded by the coding sequence ATGTCGCTGGAGACGGGCGCAACCTTCGCCGGGTACACCGTGCGCCGGTTGCTGGGCTCAGGGGGAATGGGCGATGTGTACCTCGTCCAGCACCCCCGGCTGCCCCGCCTCGACGCCATGAAGGTGCTCCGGGAAACCGCCTCCACCAACGACGAATTCCGCATCCGGTTCGAGCGCGAAGCGAACATCGCCGCGGGTCTGTGGCACCCGCACATCGTCGGCCTGCACGACCGCGGCGAGTTCGAGAGCCGGCTGTGGATCACCATGGACTACGTCGACGGCACCGACGCCGCCCAGCTGGTCAAGTACGAGTACCCGAACGGCCTGCCGCTGGAGCTCGTCGTCGACATCGTCAAGGCCATGAGCTCGGCCCTGGACTACGCGCACCAGCGCGGCCTGCTGCACCGCGACATCAAGCCGGCCAACATCCTGCTCAGCAACATCGACACCGACGAGCGGCGAATCCTGCTGAGCGACTTCGGCATCGCCCGCCAGATCGGTGAGGTGACGGGCCTGACGTCGGCCAACCTGGCGATCGGCACCGTCTCCTACTCGGCGCCCGAGCAGCTGATGGGCGGCGAGATCGACGGCCGCGCCGACCAGTACGCGCTGGCCGCGACGGCCTACCGGTTGCTCACCGGACAGACGCCGTACCAGGACACCAACCAGATCGCGGTGATCAGCCAGCACCTCAGCGCGCCACCGCCCAAGGCCAGTGACCTCAAGCCGTGGCTGGAGCCGCTGAACGAGGTGCTGATCAAGGCCATGGGCAAGTCGCCCGAGGACCGCTTCGACTCCTGCACCAAGTTCGCCCGGGCCTTCGAGCGGCAGGCCGAACTGGTCACCGAGTCACCCACGCTGAACCTGCGCACCGCGGAACTGAAGCTGCCGACCGTCACTCCCGTGGTGACCCCGGAGCCGGCCGCCGAGCCGCCGTCCGCGCCGGAGGTGACGCCGCCGCCGGTCGCCCCGCCGCCGGTGCCGCCGGTGGTGTCGGCCGAACCCGCGCCCGAGCCGGAACCGGCGCCCGCCCCCGAGCCGGAACCCGAACCGGTCGCGCCAGAGCCCGTCGCGCCGCCGCCGGCTCCGGAACCGCCCGTGCCGCCCGTGCCGCCGGTGTCGCCACCGTCGGTCGACCCGGTCTCGGAGCCGACGCCGCCGCCGGTGCCGCAGCGCGGCCCTGTCGGTCCGCCGCCCGACCCGAAACCGTTTCGGCCGGAACCTGATTCGTCGCCGTCGGCCCCGCCGTACCGGCAGCCGGTGCCTGGGCCACCGCCCATACCGCCGCAGCGGCCCGTCCGGCCGACGCACGAGACGGTGTCGCCGACGGTGGTCCTGCCGGTCATCCCCGCAGACCCGGCGGCGCACGCCGCACCCGGAGTCGGCCGTCCCACCGCACCGCCCCCGCCGTCGTACTCGCAACTCGCGGCCGACATCGGCAAGACGCCACCGGGCCGTGGCCAGTCCTCGGGTGGCAAGACCAAGATCTGGGTGATCGGTGGCGCCATCGCCGCCGTGATCGTGGTGCTGATCGGTGTCGTCCTGCTGAATTCCGGTGACGATTCGAGTGGGCCCTCGGACGCCTCGGGAACCAGCACCCAGAGCTCCGGGGCGAACACGCCATCGTCGTCGCACAAGCCCGCACCGCCGGTGCTCGTGGGTACGCCCGGCAACTACCAGACGATCGCGACCTACCTGAAGAGCAACAACATTCAGGAATCACTGGTGCACCGCAACGAACCCGGCGCACCGGTGGTGACCATGCCCATGCCGCCGGGCTGGGCTGACGCCGGACCGCAGACGCCGGCCTTCGCCTACCAGTCGATCGTCTACAACGGCCCGAGTGCCGGCAACTACCGGCCCAGCGCCACGGCGTTGATCTCGCGCCTCGGCCCGAACGCCGATGCGCAGAAGATCCTCGACTTCGCGCCGGGTGAACTGAACAACCTGCCGGGATTCACCCCGACCGACACCGGCACGCCCGGGACCGTCGACGGCCACAAGTCGTTCCAGATCGCCGGTTCCTGGAACTCCAACGGGGTGACCAAGCTCATCACCCAGAACACCGTCGTCATCCAGGACGGCACCGGGCTCTACGTCATGCAGATCAACATCGACGGCGTCGCCGATCAGGCCGAGATCATCAAGCAGATCACCGAGGCCATCGACCGCGACACCAAGATCGCCGCGGGCTGA
- a CDS encoding ribose-5-phosphate isomerase, producing MRVYLGADHAGYELKQALLDHLTAAGHQAVDCGAFAYDAEDDYPAFCIDAAKRTVEDPGSLGIVIGGSGNGEQIAANKVPGVRCALAWSVETAQLAREHNNAQVMGIGGRMHSTEEAFAIVDAFLAAEWSQAERHQRRIDILAEYEKTHVAPEVPGAPA from the coding sequence ATGCGCGTATATCTCGGAGCCGACCACGCCGGATACGAACTCAAGCAGGCCCTGCTCGACCATCTGACCGCGGCCGGCCACCAGGCCGTCGACTGCGGTGCCTTCGCCTACGACGCGGAGGACGACTACCCGGCATTCTGCATCGACGCCGCCAAGCGCACCGTCGAGGACCCGGGCAGCCTGGGCATCGTCATCGGCGGCTCGGGTAACGGCGAGCAGATCGCGGCCAACAAGGTGCCGGGCGTGCGCTGTGCGCTGGCGTGGAGTGTCGAGACCGCGCAGCTGGCCCGCGAGCACAACAACGCGCAGGTAATGGGCATCGGTGGCCGCATGCACAGCACCGAAGAGGCCTTCGCCATCGTCGACGCCTTCCTGGCCGCCGAGTGGTCGCAGGCCGAGCGGCACCAGCGCCGCATCGACATCCTGGCCGAGTACGAGAAGACGCACGTGGCTCCCGAGGTTCCGGGCGCTCCCGCCTGA
- a CDS encoding Fpg/Nei family DNA glycosylase — MPEGHTLHRLARLHQQRFGRAPVVVSSPQGRFADAAAAVSGRVLRKADAWGKHLFHHYDGGAVVHIHLGLYGTFTEQPLPMTAPVGQVRMRMVGAEFGTDLRGPTVCELIDEGGVDDVVARLGADPLRRDADPGLAWARISKSRRSIGSMLMDQTVIAGVGNVYRSEVLYRHRIDPHRPGTQLTEAEFAELWTDLVALMKVGVRRGKIVVVRPEDDHGAPSYAADRPRTYVYRRAGEACRVCGATVRTEVMEGRNLFWCPNCQV; from the coding sequence GTGCCGGAGGGGCATACCCTCCACCGGCTGGCCCGCCTGCACCAGCAGCGTTTCGGGCGGGCGCCGGTGGTCGTCAGCAGTCCGCAGGGCCGGTTCGCCGATGCCGCGGCCGCCGTCAGCGGCCGGGTGCTGCGTAAGGCGGACGCCTGGGGCAAGCATCTGTTCCACCACTACGACGGTGGTGCGGTGGTGCACATTCACCTCGGGCTGTACGGCACGTTCACCGAGCAGCCACTGCCGATGACGGCGCCTGTCGGGCAGGTGCGCATGCGCATGGTCGGGGCCGAATTCGGGACCGACCTGCGCGGCCCGACGGTGTGTGAGCTGATCGACGAGGGCGGCGTCGACGATGTCGTGGCCCGGCTCGGTGCCGATCCGCTGCGCCGCGACGCCGACCCGGGATTGGCCTGGGCGCGAATCAGCAAGTCCCGCAGGTCAATCGGATCGATGCTGATGGACCAGACGGTGATCGCCGGCGTCGGCAACGTCTACCGCAGCGAGGTGCTGTACCGGCACCGGATCGACCCGCACCGTCCGGGCACCCAGTTGACCGAGGCCGAATTCGCCGAGCTGTGGACCGATCTGGTCGCTCTCATGAAGGTCGGGGTGCGGCGCGGCAAGATCGTCGTCGTGCGCCCGGAAGACGATCACGGCGCGCCGTCGTACGCCGCCGACCGGCCGCGCACGTACGTCTACCGACGGGCGGGGGAGGCGTGCCGCGTGTGCGGCGCTACCGTCCGCACCGAGGTCATGGAGGGGCGAAACCTGTTCTGGTGCCCCAACTGTCAGGTGTGA
- a CDS encoding DUF1542 domain-containing protein: protein MEFVLILIVIAAIGFFLFSRQNKANKAAALANAKADARRVIEMLGGQVFNLTGTDDASRQALADASERYNAAASQIEQATTAQQAAFAKQSAMEGLYYVRAARTAMGIDPGPPLQELAGQRGAGSVTEDRRIQFGGRQIQASPGPTAATPNYYPGGRVAGRPVPEGWYSEPWWKPALVAGAWGVGSVLLFDALFDGMHGVSYGASGFESGYGSGFDQGYQQGLDQSQFADSGQGQDVSWNDNNGGWDAGSGSWDSGSSDSGSSCGGGGSSCGGGCGGGCGGGGD from the coding sequence ATGGAGTTCGTGCTCATCCTGATCGTCATCGCGGCCATTGGGTTCTTCCTGTTCAGCAGGCAGAACAAGGCCAACAAGGCTGCCGCGCTGGCCAACGCGAAAGCCGACGCCCGGCGCGTCATCGAGATGCTCGGCGGCCAGGTGTTCAACCTGACCGGCACCGATGACGCCTCACGCCAGGCCCTGGCCGACGCGTCCGAGCGCTACAACGCCGCCGCGTCGCAGATCGAGCAGGCCACCACCGCCCAGCAGGCGGCCTTTGCGAAACAGAGCGCGATGGAAGGGCTGTACTACGTGCGGGCCGCCCGGACCGCCATGGGCATCGACCCCGGTCCCCCGCTGCAGGAGCTGGCCGGCCAGCGCGGCGCGGGTTCGGTCACCGAGGACCGCCGAATCCAGTTCGGCGGCAGGCAGATTCAGGCCTCACCGGGCCCGACGGCCGCCACACCGAATTACTACCCCGGCGGCCGGGTCGCCGGGCGCCCGGTGCCCGAGGGCTGGTACTCCGAGCCGTGGTGGAAGCCGGCGCTGGTCGCCGGGGCGTGGGGTGTGGGTTCGGTGCTGTTGTTCGACGCCCTGTTCGACGGCATGCACGGAGTCAGTTACGGCGCATCGGGTTTCGAGTCCGGATACGGCTCGGGATTCGACCAGGGCTACCAGCAGGGCCTCGATCAGAGCCAGTTCGCGGACTCCGGCCAGGGCCAGGACGTCAGCTGGAACGACAACAACGGCGGCTGGGATGCCGGCAGCGGTAGCTGGGACTCCGGGAGCAGCGACTCGGGTAGCAGCTGCGGTGGTGGCGGCAGCAGCTGCGGCGGTGGTTGCGGTGGCGGCTGCGGCGGTGGCGGCGACTAG
- a CDS encoding phosphoribosyltransferase family protein, translating into MNLTFHVFDTERGALATAPGIVTSYPGGDTAVRELEPLGPGLRPVAWNRCGAIDYAAVGQWAAFHRNRSADAPVLVAPYLPSARGDHDPTDDARVAARLTAATGVAHIVTVDPHSPVWADEARRGGAAVTVIEAVDLVGCAAHHPGWAGVVAPDKGARDRAGRVASRLGVPLYVAGKQRNPANGKLSGFVAPEGLPDRGRLLVIDDIFDGGGTFAGLADAIRASRPELALHLWVSHGCFTGRWRENLAGYASVTSTDSRATPDGVHVQPLEPFIVRALTTLT; encoded by the coding sequence ATGAACCTGACATTCCACGTCTTCGACACCGAACGCGGTGCGCTGGCGACCGCACCCGGAATCGTCACCAGCTATCCCGGTGGCGACACCGCGGTCCGTGAACTGGAACCGCTCGGCCCGGGATTGCGCCCCGTCGCCTGGAACCGTTGCGGTGCAATCGATTACGCCGCGGTCGGGCAGTGGGCGGCCTTCCACCGCAACCGGTCGGCCGATGCTCCGGTGCTGGTGGCGCCGTACCTGCCGTCGGCCCGCGGTGATCACGACCCGACCGACGACGCCCGCGTCGCCGCCCGGCTCACCGCCGCGACGGGCGTCGCGCACATCGTGACGGTGGACCCGCACTCACCGGTCTGGGCCGACGAGGCCCGGCGCGGGGGAGCGGCCGTCACCGTCATCGAGGCCGTGGACCTGGTGGGCTGCGCCGCGCACCACCCGGGTTGGGCGGGCGTCGTCGCACCCGACAAGGGGGCCCGCGACCGCGCCGGCCGGGTGGCGTCCCGATTGGGTGTGCCGCTGTATGTCGCTGGGAAACAACGCAATCCGGCCAACGGCAAGTTGTCGGGGTTCGTCGCCCCCGAGGGTCTGCCGGACCGCGGCCGACTGCTGGTGATCGACGACATCTTTGACGGCGGCGGCACCTTCGCCGGGCTGGCCGATGCCATCCGGGCAAGCCGGCCCGAGCTGGCCCTGCATCTGTGGGTCAGTCACGGTTGCTTCACCGGCCGCTGGCGCGAGAACCTCGCCGGCTACGCCTCCGTCACCAGCACCGACTCCCGCGCCACGCCCGACGGTGTGCACGTCCAGCCGCTGGAACCGTTCATCGTCCGCGCACTGACCACCTTGACCTGA
- a CDS encoding nicotinate phosphoribosyltransferase, translating into MTIEATTTYRPETIAALDVLMDTDAYKLDHRRQYPAGTEYVYSNLTARGSRIPGVSWTAFFGLQAYLRDLNQRWNAFFAADIDEVCRAYVERVTQVLGPNDVGAEHIRQLHAYGRLPLRVRALPEGTIVPVGVPYLTVENTAPEFFWLTNYIETEMSAALWQPITSATTAWRNRTLLDARARDTGADPAVVDWQGHDFSFRGMAGSAAAAASGAAHLLAFTGTDCLPALGWIDRNYPGSPEGTVIGGSVPATEHSVMCAGTRDDEVATFARLLDLYPTGIVSIVSDTWDLWHVCTGILPALKDTIIARDGKVVIRPDSGDPERILCGDPQAPVGSPANKGVVNLLWEVFGGTVNAAGYRELDPHIGVIYGDSITHDRADAITANLAAQCYVSTTPVLGFGSYTYQYVTRDTFSIAMKATWVQIDGRGRDIAKAPVTDPGKRSARGRLAVIRDERGRLTLVQGAAGVVETTAAMRTVFEDGVVVNPVTFAEVRATVRREWAAYAAGEEDARHG; encoded by the coding sequence ATGACCATCGAAGCAACCACCACGTACCGGCCGGAAACCATTGCGGCCCTGGACGTCCTGATGGACACCGACGCCTACAAGCTGGACCACCGGCGCCAGTACCCGGCCGGCACCGAGTACGTCTACTCCAACCTGACGGCCCGCGGAAGCCGCATCCCCGGCGTGAGCTGGACGGCGTTCTTCGGCCTGCAGGCGTACCTGCGCGACCTGAATCAGCGGTGGAACGCATTCTTCGCCGCCGACATCGACGAGGTGTGCCGAGCCTACGTGGAGCGGGTCACCCAGGTGTTGGGGCCCAACGACGTTGGCGCCGAACACATCCGGCAGCTGCACGCGTACGGCAGACTGCCGCTGCGGGTGCGCGCGCTGCCGGAGGGCACCATCGTCCCGGTCGGCGTCCCGTACCTGACCGTCGAGAACACCGCGCCCGAATTCTTCTGGCTGACCAACTACATCGAGACCGAGATGTCGGCCGCGCTGTGGCAGCCCATCACGTCGGCGACCACCGCGTGGCGCAACCGGACGCTGCTGGACGCCCGCGCGCGCGACACCGGCGCCGACCCGGCCGTCGTCGACTGGCAGGGGCACGACTTCTCCTTCCGGGGCATGGCCGGCAGCGCGGCCGCCGCCGCCTCGGGTGCCGCGCACCTGTTGGCGTTCACCGGCACCGACTGCCTGCCCGCACTGGGCTGGATCGACCGGAACTACCCGGGCTCGCCCGAGGGCACCGTGATCGGCGGCAGCGTGCCGGCCACCGAGCACAGCGTCATGTGCGCGGGCACCCGGGACGACGAGGTCGCCACGTTCGCACGGCTGCTGGACCTGTACCCGACCGGCATCGTGTCCATCGTCAGCGACACCTGGGACCTGTGGCACGTCTGCACCGGAATCCTGCCCGCGCTGAAAGACACGATCATCGCGCGCGACGGCAAGGTGGTGATCCGCCCGGACAGCGGTGACCCCGAACGCATCCTGTGCGGCGACCCACAGGCCCCGGTCGGCAGCCCTGCCAACAAGGGCGTGGTGAACCTGCTGTGGGAGGTGTTCGGCGGCACCGTCAATGCGGCCGGCTACCGGGAACTGGATCCGCACATCGGCGTCATCTACGGCGACTCGATCACCCACGACCGGGCCGACGCCATCACCGCCAACCTGGCGGCCCAGTGCTACGTGTCCACCACGCCGGTGCTCGGATTCGGTTCGTACACATACCAATACGTCACGCGCGACACGTTCTCCATCGCGATGAAGGCCACCTGGGTGCAGATCGACGGTCGCGGCCGGGACATCGCCAAGGCGCCGGTCACCGACCCGGGCAAGCGCAGCGCACGGGGCCGGTTGGCGGTCATCCGCGACGAGCGGGGGCGCCTGACGTTGGTGCAGGGCGCGGCCGGTGTCGTCGAGACGACGGCCGCCATGCGGACGGTGTTCGAGGACGGCGTCGTCGTCAACCCGGTGACCTTCGCGGAGGTGCGCGCTACCGTGCGACGTGAGTGGGCGGCATACGCCGCCGGCGAGGAGGACGCCCGTCATGGCTGA
- a CDS encoding NUDIX domain-containing protein translates to MAESPATWLSVDVVAVSPGDEPGLILARRQRQPHQGDWALPGVVLDAANGETVAAAAHRALRDRAGAEPIEGPPTVALVVSDPQRDERGHTVSLVNVMRAQPGDDDVLVVRTGEPVPPLPFGHNAMIRDTAATVSQRLLSDPATVAAMFGAGCTAGEVCELTELLFHLSGGTGAEPIPLAAMRRRLERAPLFTPDGSRPAHTRPVTVYRVAG, encoded by the coding sequence ATGGCTGAGTCGCCGGCCACCTGGCTGAGCGTCGACGTTGTCGCGGTGAGCCCCGGCGACGAGCCGGGGCTCATCCTCGCGCGTCGACAGCGTCAACCTCATCAGGGTGACTGGGCGCTACCCGGTGTGGTGCTCGATGCGGCCAACGGCGAGACGGTCGCGGCGGCGGCGCACCGCGCGCTGCGGGACCGGGCCGGCGCCGAGCCGATCGAGGGGCCGCCGACGGTGGCCCTCGTCGTGTCCGACCCGCAGCGCGACGAGCGTGGCCACACCGTGTCACTGGTGAACGTGATGCGCGCGCAACCCGGCGACGACGACGTTCTCGTGGTGCGCACCGGCGAACCCGTGCCACCGCTGCCCTTCGGACACAACGCGATGATCAGGGACACCGCGGCGACGGTGTCGCAGCGACTGTTGTCGGACCCCGCGACCGTCGCGGCGATGTTCGGCGCCGGCTGCACGGCCGGTGAGGTCTGCGAGCTGACCGAGCTGCTGTTCCACCTGTCCGGCGGCACGGGAGCCGAGCCGATTCCGTTGGCGGCGATGCGGCGCCGGCTGGAACGGGCGCCGCTGTTCACCCCGGACGGCAGCCGGCCCGCGCACACCCGGCCGGTGACGGTGTACCGGGTCGCCGGATAA
- a CDS encoding DUF2628 domain-containing protein: MSQQLPSITVSPSWQKRFDFFNAYGLPNSTPESKAAYKALTFLERVKLTSNILAFLFGPIYFFVKGMWRKGLTLLGIFVAVEVVLVVLNVSDSLARAIGFGLAAIGMSTANYAYYLHVVRGSQSWNLFEGHGRQR; this comes from the coding sequence GTGTCACAGCAACTTCCCAGCATTACGGTGTCCCCGTCGTGGCAGAAGCGGTTCGACTTCTTCAACGCCTACGGTCTGCCGAACTCGACGCCGGAGTCCAAGGCCGCCTACAAGGCCCTGACGTTCCTGGAGCGGGTGAAGCTCACTTCGAACATCCTGGCTTTCCTGTTCGGCCCCATCTACTTCTTCGTCAAGGGCATGTGGCGCAAGGGGCTGACGCTGCTCGGGATATTCGTGGCGGTGGAGGTGGTGCTCGTCGTCCTCAACGTGTCGGATTCCCTCGCCCGTGCCATCGGATTCGGTCTTGCCGCCATCGGTATGTCGACCGCGAACTACGCGTACTACCTGCACGTGGTGCGGGGGAGCCAGTCCTGGAACCTGTTCGAGGGGCACGGCCGGCAGCGCTAG
- a CDS encoding plasmid pRiA4b ORF-3 family protein — protein MSGGGVDLSMLQQLMADAGRDLFAGVFDEPTPEVGAVPERVRGFRVRVDLMYAKPPIWRRLVLPGDLVLDELHDVLQVAMGWQDGHLHKFGVGADRRTRAYFVTRFDLSEGDDGLVEDGVRLDQVVSGKGDRLFYDYDFGDGWEHVLVVEDVLDDPPSAPVCLAGKMACPPEDCGGLGGYEELAAWVRGGYDPRATPMGLGAQEMRDWLPRGWHPDRFSVTETNDALAASNMR, from the coding sequence GTGTCCGGGGGTGGTGTGGACCTGTCGATGCTGCAACAGCTGATGGCCGATGCTGGCCGGGATTTGTTCGCGGGAGTGTTCGATGAACCGACACCCGAGGTGGGAGCTGTGCCGGAGCGTGTGCGGGGTTTCCGGGTGCGGGTCGACCTGATGTACGCCAAGCCGCCGATCTGGCGTCGTCTGGTCCTGCCGGGTGACCTCGTGCTCGATGAGCTGCATGACGTGCTGCAGGTTGCGATGGGCTGGCAGGACGGTCATCTGCATAAGTTCGGTGTCGGGGCGGACCGGCGTACCCGTGCCTACTTCGTCACCAGATTTGATCTCAGCGAAGGCGACGACGGTCTCGTCGAGGACGGTGTGCGCCTGGATCAGGTGGTCTCCGGTAAGGGCGACCGGTTGTTCTATGACTACGACTTCGGCGACGGATGGGAGCACGTGCTGGTGGTCGAAGACGTTCTCGATGATCCACCTTCGGCTCCGGTGTGCCTGGCGGGCAAGATGGCCTGCCCGCCGGAGGATTGTGGTGGCTTGGGCGGCTATGAGGAATTGGCTGCGTGGGTTCGTGGCGGGTACGACCCGCGGGCAACACCGATGGGGCTGGGTGCGCAGGAGATGCGCGACTGGCTGCCCCGAGGCTGGCACCCCGATCGTTTCTCGGTGACCGAGACCAATGACGCTCTGGCCGCGTCGAATATGCGTTGA